TTAGTCCCTGACCCAACATTGATGTTATTCACATCACCTGCATTCAAGATGAAGTCAAAGTACCAAACCTTTCCACATCTTAAAACACAAATGTTCTgattcaaagcaaacacaaatGATCAAACTCTCTTAAGAGATGTGAGGGTAAAAGTGTCTCCCAATTTTTATTTTCGGAAGTCCTAATAAAATGTCTGAAATTTAGAGTCATTGGGGAAAATTAAAGCTGAAACAGAAGCACAACAACAGAAGGTAGAATTTGGTAACCTATTAGTTGGGCAATCTCAGGATGATTAATCCTAGTCATACTAATATAAATGAGGAAAATGCCATTCACATCCCGCAAATAGTGAAAGCATGATACGTGTATTGGGTTTTCAATGGCAAAGAAATGCTCCAGAGTCCATATCACAGGTGCGAGATTACCATATCtcatccttcgcatgtcttatTGACACAAAAGTATCACCCAAAACTTTCAGTCATTCAGTACACAAATACAATGAGGCAAATCTAGCTTCTATAggcaaatatttgaaaaaattataacaaaaaaatgatatcaACAAAGAAATAACAAAACTGGGCATATATCATACACAACACTATCACAAATAAAGACCAAAGCATATGCATATAAACAACAAAACTAAGCATAccataaacaacaaaataaaagCCAAAACAACATATCAATTATCATAAAATGCATATTACCTTATGCATGTATATCCCAACGGAAACAAATTATCCCAATCATTAATTCTAATAGTACAAATTtcagaattaataattatataaatttcatGTGCACATATACCAATAGCAGCAGTTTATCTCAATAATAAACTAGAACATATCAAAAAGAAGCAACTTACCATCTTCTCCAACTGTGGATTTTCAGATTCAACTATCTCTTTCATGTACCTCATCACATAATATCCACATTCAACATAACCACTTTGTTTTAGATTACCCTatatataatgaaattgaaaagtTAATGCAACAATCACAATCCAAATAATAAGAACTATCAATTCATGTCTTCATACATAGGCACAATTCATACCGTCAATTGTTTAAAACATGACCTTGGAGAAATACCCTTCGAGACATTGTACATTTTGACCCCACtacattttaaaaagtaaaaaattatatttatttttttcatatttataagtGAATGCATTCAAAATCAACATAATCTACTACTTACTTGGTCACTATAGTTTTCCTTGCATCGTCTCGGTTTCTGTTAGCCATAGAGtccaat
This genomic window from Primulina huaijiensis isolate GDHJ02 chromosome 7, ASM1229523v2, whole genome shotgun sequence contains:
- the LOC140981235 gene encoding uncharacterized protein, with the protein product MADYISFVDPGSIPTCPIGKDGLDLLRHIADQLEVVCRDSICLIPYNTGYHWILTIINEDKNMIYLLDSMANRNRDDARKTIVTNGVKMYNVSKGISPRSCFKQLTGNLKQSGYVECGYYVMRYMKEIVESENPQLEKMVSCFFLICSSLLLR